A portion of the Ricinus communis isolate WT05 ecotype wild-type chromosome 10, ASM1957865v1, whole genome shotgun sequence genome contains these proteins:
- the LOC8258664 gene encoding uncharacterized protein LOC8258664: MGFLSRKRKFPLLLLPPLALVIVLFERVTLVSSLNYTNYRQVSSLRLQRIQRHLDKINKPPVMTVQSPDGDTIDCVHKRKQPALDHPLLKNHKIQRVPSEWPKVRELKEEEVKDPKFKGNSDEGERGAWQMWHRNGTRCPKGTVPIRRSKMHDVLRANSLFDFGKKQQHRSISLARRTDPPDVVSGNGHEHAIAYTGSSQEVYGAKATINVWDPSVQVVNEFSLSQIWILSGSFDGSDLNSIEAGWQVSPELYGDSRPRLFTYWTSDSYQATGCYNLLCAGFVQTNSRIAIGAAISPVSFYGGNQFDITILIWKDPKLGNWWMGFGDNTLVGYWPAELFTHLADHATMVEWGGEVVNSRANGAHTSTQMGSGHFAEDGFGKASYFRNLEIVDSDNSLTSAQDISILAENTNCYNIKSSYNNEWGTYFYYGGPGNNPQCP; encoded by the exons ATGGGATTCCTAtcgagaaaaagaaagttccCACTTCTTCTCCTTCCTCCTCTTGCTCTAGTTATTGTTTTGTTCGAAAGGGTTACATTGGTTTCAAGTCTAAATTACACAAATTACAGGCAAGTTAGTAGTTTAAGACTTCAAAGAATTCAAAGGCATCTAGACAAAATTAACAAGCCTCCTGTTATGACCGTACAG AGCCCAGATGGCGATACCATAGATTgtgttcataaaagaaaacaacctgctCTAGACCATCCTCTTCTGAAAAATCACAAGATCCAG AGGGTTCCATCAGAATGGCCTAAAGTGAGAGAGttgaaagaagaagaggtGAAGGACCCTAAATTTAAGGGCAACAGTGATGAAGGAGAAAGAGGTGCATGGCAAATGTGGCATAGGAATGGGACAAGGTGCCCTAAAGGAACCGTCCCTATACGACGCAGTAAAATGCATGATGTATTGAGAGCCAACTCTTTGTTTGACTTTGGCAAGAAGCAACAGCACCGTTCGATCTCTCTTGCTAGACGTACCGATCCTCCGGATGTAGTTAGTGGCAATGGACACGAG CATGCGATCGCCTACACCGGATCATCACAAGAAGTGTACGGAGCCAAGGCCACTATTAACGTGTGGGACCCTTCCGTTCAAGTGGTCAACGAGTTTAGCTTATCACAGATCTGGATTCTATCGGGATCATTCGACGGTTCAGATCTCAATAGCATAGAAGCTGGGTGGCAG GTCAGTCCGGAGCTTTATGGTGACAGCAGGCCCAGATTGTTCACTTATTGGACA AGTGATTCATATCAGGCAACAGGATGCTACAACCTTCTATGTGCAGGATTTGTGCAAACCAATAGCAGAATAGCAATTGGAGCTGCCATTTCTCCTGTATCATTCTATGGAGGCAACCAATTTGACATTACCATTCTCATTTGGaag GATCCGAAACTAGGGAACTGGTGGATGGGATTCGGTGACAATACCCTAGTAGGGTACTGGCCAGCTGAGTTATTTACACACCTAGCAGACCATGCCACAATGGTGGAGTGGGGTGGTGAAGTGGTGAATTCCAGGGCTAATGGTGCGCACACTTCCACCCAGATGGGCTCCGGCCATTTCGCGGAAGATGGGTTCGGAAAAGCTAGCTATTTCAGGAACCTGGAGATCGTGGATTCTGATAATAGCCTCACCTCAGCTCAGGATATCTCCATACTAGCTGAGAATACAAATTGTTACAATATCAAGAGCTCCTATAACAACGAATGGGGCACATATTTTTACTACGGCGGACCCGGGAACAACCCGCAGTGCCCATGA
- the LOC112535306 gene encoding G-type lectin S-receptor-like serine/threonine-protein kinase CES101 has protein sequence MASANLFLLFIISSLFSSNCISFAETDTIKQGQLLRDWEQLVSAGGVFRLGFFSPNPTYSIELGSSGPRHLGIWFNYIPFYSVWVANRKDPIPDSSGALTVDGDGKLKITYQGGSPIVINSNMASKSSPGGNFTATLLDSGNLVIRQVDSTGSLGPILWQSFDYPHNILLPGMKLGMNIKTGQNWTLSSWLSEKIPAPGAFKLGLDPSGANQLLIWRRDEIYWSSGVWQNGSFESAPELTKRNDLLDFRFVANEEERYFTYSIKKKSVLSRWDLDTLGQITAFILERNDSSSIWIYDTVGPCQYASKNSTAVCLTEKPTKCRNGSEMFVPKRGYIDYTADWYYDSDFNLSLSDCHAKCWKNCSCVAYKPASNDDTGCHFWSKLSNFTPGDNFDFVYLLSHQNITS, from the coding sequence atggcgagtgcAAATTTATTTCTCCTTTTCATCATTTCAAGCCTGTTTAGCTCAAACTGCATTTCCTTTGCTGAAACTGACACAATCAAACAAGGTCAGCTGCTTCGCGACTGGGAGCAGCTGGTTTCTGCAGGAGGGGTCTTCAGGTTGGGATTCTTTAGCCCCAATCCTACATATTCAATCGAGCTTGGTTCCTCAGGTCCCCGCCACTTAGGAATATGGTTCAATTACATACCATTTTACTCGGTTTGGGTGGCTAACCGGAAAGACCCTATTCCTGATTCCTCCGGTGCTCTAACCGTAGATGGAGATGGAAAATTAAAGATTACATACCAAGGAGGTTCACCAATTGTTATAAATTCCAATATGGCTTCAAAGTCTTCACCAGGTGGCAATTTTACAGCCACCCTGTTAGATTCTGGAAACCTTGTCATTCGACAAGTTGATTCAACAGGATCATTGGGACCTATTTTATGGCAGAGTTTTGATTACCCCCATAATATATTACTGCCTGGAATGAAACTAGGCATGAATATAAAAACAGGGCAAAACTGGACACTCAGTTCATGGTTAAGTGAAAAAATTCCTGCTCCTGGCGCTTTCAAATTAGGCTTGGATCCAAGTGGTGCAAACCAACTTCTCATTTGGCGTCGAGATGAGATTTACTGGTCAAGTGGAGTATGGCAGAATGGGAGTTTTGAGTCAGCACCTGAGCTGACGAAAAGAAATGATCTATTGGACTTCAGGTTTGTTGCAAATGAGGAGGAGAGGTACTTCACATATTCCATCAAGAAGAAGTCTGTTTTATCCAGGTGGGATTTGGACACACTAGGCCAAATTACAGCTTTCATTTTGGAAAGAAATGATTCTTCCAGTATCTGGATTTATGATACTGTCGGTCCATGCCAATATGCTTCGAAGAACTCAACTGCAGTTTGCCTAACAGAGAAGCCGACTAAGTGCAGGAATGGTTCGGAAATGTTTGTCCCAAAGAGAGGGTATATTGATTATACTGCAGATTGGTATTATGACTCTGACTTCAACTTGAGTCTTAGTGATTGTCATGCCAAATGCTGGAAAAATTGCTCCTGTGTTGCATATAAGCCTGCATCTAATGATGATACTGGATGCCATTTTTGGAGCAAACTGTCAAACTTCACTCCTGGTGACAATTTCGACTTTGTTTACCTTCTTTCTCATCAAAATATTACAAGTTAa